A single genomic interval of Aegicerativicinus sediminis harbors:
- a CDS encoding DUF6090 family protein, with the protein MIKFFRNIRYNLMEQNKTGKYLKYAIGEIVLVVIGILIALQLNNANENWKREKLKQEFLIELKLKIMADTVSLTLEKSRLKSAYLNAELLQRVVKENLPYTKSLDSSLALISWVSIIEADYLVYDRLLNIGIEILDDKDLINEISHYYEDSKVFKDRGDLIEKLLDERIYPNYFTSLRGRRAVPEDFEKLRKANEFKIVLDHSSRTSRFLLRRSIHRKNLATEILKILDTKITSDKNLIDDEPYLRSARKDSIDVANELEKLDIEIERWKNEN; encoded by the coding sequence ATGATAAAGTTTTTTAGAAATATTAGATACAATCTTATGGAACAAAACAAAACTGGAAAATATTTAAAATATGCCATCGGCGAAATTGTTCTTGTTGTAATAGGCATTCTTATTGCGTTACAACTAAATAACGCAAATGAAAATTGGAAACGTGAAAAATTAAAACAAGAGTTTTTGATAGAACTAAAGTTAAAAATAATGGCTGATACGGTTTCATTAACCCTTGAAAAATCACGGTTAAAATCGGCTTATTTAAATGCCGAGTTGTTACAGCGGGTTGTAAAAGAAAATTTGCCATATACAAAATCATTAGACTCATCTTTAGCATTAATTTCATGGGTGTCTATTATTGAAGCGGACTATTTGGTATATGATAGACTGTTGAATATTGGTATTGAAATATTGGATGATAAAGACTTAATAAATGAAATTAGTCATTATTATGAAGATTCAAAAGTTTTTAAGGACCGAGGAGATCTTATTGAAAAGCTTTTAGACGAGAGAATTTATCCCAATTACTTCACAAGCTTAAGAGGAAGGAGAGCTGTGCCGGAGGATTTTGAGAAGCTTAGAAAAGCTAATGAATTTAAAATTGTTCTCGATCATTCGAGTAGAACTTCACGTTTCTTATTAAGAAGATCTATACACAGAAAAAATTTAGCCACAGAAATTCTTAAAATTTTAGACACCAAAATTACTTCTGACAAGAATTTAATTGACGATGAACCATATTTAAGGTCCGCACGAAAGGACTCGATTGATGTTGCTAACGAATTAGAAAAATTGGATATTGAAATTGAAAGATGGAAAAATGAAAATTGA
- a CDS encoding TolB family protein yields MPLLFFQEILYSQRTPSEIAIFNLETKELVRLTHNEFADEEPEWSPDGSLIVFDSNRESSNDLYQMKPNGTEVIRLTFDNAKEDHGAWSSDGSKLLFQYDAGSNTDVWVMNRDGKNRIRLTENPSRDGWADWSPDGLKVVFSSDRTGNREIYLMNADGSNVTQLTFSNTDNTDPTFSPDGNWIAFNSERDGNSEIYIMKPDGSRQMRLTQNAYYDERPDWSPDGLNILFSRRANGYYSLWVINLESSKEYRVTPQDIKVGRAHWSPNGKMIVTQYYPD; encoded by the coding sequence ATGCCCTTACTCTTTTTTCAAGAAATCCTTTATTCACAGAGAACACCGAGTGAAATAGCAATTTTCAACCTTGAGACCAAGGAATTGGTTAGGCTTACCCACAATGAATTTGCAGATGAAGAACCCGAATGGTCCCCGGATGGAAGTTTAATAGTCTTTGATTCAAATAGAGAAAGTTCTAACGATTTATATCAAATGAAGCCCAACGGAACCGAGGTTATCAGGCTCACTTTTGATAATGCTAAAGAAGATCATGGGGCTTGGTCGAGTGACGGCTCAAAATTATTATTCCAATATGATGCTGGCTCCAATACGGATGTTTGGGTGATGAATCGTGATGGAAAAAACAGGATTAGACTTACAGAAAATCCTTCCAGAGATGGTTGGGCAGATTGGTCGCCAGACGGATTAAAAGTGGTATTTTCCTCAGATAGAACAGGTAATCGCGAGATTTATCTAATGAATGCTGATGGCTCAAACGTTACACAACTCACATTTTCGAACACCGACAATACAGACCCAACTTTTTCTCCTGACGGAAATTGGATTGCGTTTAATTCAGAACGAGACGGAAATAGTGAGATTTATATAATGAAACCCGACGGTTCAAGACAAATGCGACTAACTCAAAATGCCTATTATGACGAACGTCCAGACTGGTCACCTGATGGTTTGAATATACTATTCTCCAGAAGAGCCAATGGTTACTATTCCCTTTGGGTAATAAATCTCGAGTCGAGTAAGGAATATAGAGTAACGCCACAAGATATTAAAGTAGGTAGAGCTCATTGGTCGCCAAATGGAAAGATGATTGTAACACAATATTATCCCGATTAA
- a CDS encoding amidohydrolase family protein encodes MKTQKLITGLLVLQVISCIRHDQKVQTTIKENESPNYSGPIIDMHCHAFDQIFFGGNDYLNPLTGKTYKASSTVDSLRIETLAKYEEHNVVKAMVSDGELWFDYAPEKIIIGNDHHNSIDELRQRFKSGKLKVIGEVAPNYDGILPTGESLNKYFDLAVELDIPIGYHLFPGGPPGGAYFAYPKTRAFQGKPLQFEEILFNRPNIKIYIMHAAWPYLEDLKALMYAHPQVYVGLGVIDWVLPRKEFHHFLKGLVDAGFGERIMFGTDQMIWVETIDDAIEAVNSADFLTLKQKEDIFYNNAAKFLGFTEEEIKTHKSQ; translated from the coding sequence ATGAAAACACAAAAATTAATAACAGGGTTACTGGTTCTACAAGTCATTTCTTGTATTAGGCATGATCAAAAGGTTCAAACTACAATTAAGGAAAATGAATCACCAAATTATTCTGGCCCTATTATAGATATGCATTGTCATGCATTTGATCAAATATTTTTTGGAGGTAACGACTATTTAAATCCTTTAACAGGCAAAACATATAAAGCTTCTTCCACCGTAGATTCGTTAAGAATTGAAACCTTAGCTAAATATGAGGAACACAATGTTGTAAAAGCGATGGTTAGTGATGGCGAACTTTGGTTTGACTATGCTCCAGAAAAAATTATAATTGGGAATGACCATCATAATTCCATCGATGAGCTTCGGCAAAGGTTTAAGAGTGGAAAACTCAAAGTAATTGGTGAAGTAGCTCCCAATTATGATGGCATATTGCCAACAGGCGAAAGCCTAAACAAATATTTTGATTTAGCTGTAGAATTAGATATTCCCATTGGATATCATTTATTCCCCGGAGGTCCTCCTGGCGGTGCATATTTTGCATATCCTAAAACAAGGGCATTTCAAGGAAAGCCGCTACAGTTTGAAGAAATACTTTTTAATAGGCCTAATATCAAAATATATATCATGCATGCGGCATGGCCATATCTTGAAGATTTAAAAGCACTGATGTATGCGCACCCGCAAGTATATGTTGGCCTTGGTGTAATTGATTGGGTTTTACCAAGAAAAGAATTTCACCATTTCTTAAAAGGATTAGTGGATGCTGGCTTTGGCGAAAGGATTATGTTTGGAACCGATCAAATGATTTGGGTAGAAACAATTGATGATGCTATTGAGGCAGTTAATTCAGCTGATTTTCTAACATTAAAACAAAAGGAAGATATTTTTTATAATAACGCGGCAAAATTTCTAGGATTTACTGAAGAGGAAATCAAAACACATAAAAGTCAATAA